From Chlamydia avium 10DC88:
TTCCATCCTCTCCAAAAGGGCCGTGTAAAATAGGGAAAAGACAATCCATATCGTCAAGAGAATTAGCAATCTCCGCAGATAGAATAGGGAAGAACTCATCTTCCCCATCATGTATTTCATTGTCAAGATGAGGCACTTTTTTCCATAGTCCCTTGCGATTAATGACGAAATAATTCACATCATAATACTCAGGAGAAAAATAAGAAGCGGCATTCTTAGCAGATAGTAAAGAAATATCACGCTCGCAAGATTTTCCTCCGCATATAATGCCTATAGAAAGCTTCTTGGGTTCGAAATTTCTTAAAGCATTGCCTACGGCACAAATATTTCCTGCTCCTAATGATACACAGACATCATGAACACGAATGTTCTGCTTCAAATAACTAGTAATGTGATCATAAGGAATATACTGACACCGTACAAAGGATAATTTAGAAAGTGTAGTGGCTATCTCTTTCAAATCTGGTAATGTTATAGGTGTTTCCCCAGCGCTATATACATCGGTAAGTATCACTTCATCAACATCTCGAAACGCAACATAAAAATCGTCCAAACAAGCATGAAATCGTGAAAATCTGTGAGGTTGAAATAAAGCAATAATACGTCGCAATCCTACAGCATCACGAACTCCTTGCAATGTACAAGAGACTTCCCGAGGGTGGTGAGCATAGTCTTCAAGAAATAGGAATCTCTCTGAAAGATTTTTTCTCTCTAAACGCCTTTGGATCCCTGAGAAATTCTTCAATCCAGTACGTATACTATCCTCATCTATACCAAATGTTAATGCTACACCCATAGCAACTGCTGCGTTGGTTATGTTGTGCTTCCCTACAAGCTGCACATCTATATCTCGGTATTCTTTACCTAAAAATTTTATCGAGAACGTTGATCGCCATCCCTGCTGACTATAGGAAGAAATATAGAGGTCATACTCATCAGAAAATCCATAGGAAACTCCTTGGATTTTTCGTTCATATAATTCTGAGCAATCACCACAGTAAAAACAATAGCGGGGATCTTGTACCTTTCTAGCGAATGCCTCTAGAGAACTTACTAACTGAGTTCTATCGTTTTCGAAATTATTTAAATGCTCATTATCGATGTTAGTAATTACAACAGCTGTGGGAGAATAATTTCGTAAAGACCCATCACTTTCATCAGCCTCTGCTATGAAATATTTCGTACGGCCTGAATATCCATTCAATGATTCTGTATTTAGCCCTCCAATAGCGTAGGAAGGGTCTTGATTTGCTTCTTGGAAAATTGCAGTAATTAATGAGGATACTGTTGTTTTCCCATGGCTCCCTGAAACAAGAATACTTGTATAATTTTCCATTAATTGTGCTAATAATAAAGAACGGTGGAGCACAGGAAGTCCTCGGAACTTTGCCTCTTGATATTCTACATTATCTTCTGTGATTCCTGAACTATAGATTACATAACCATTTTCTGGGACATGGTGCTTACTGTGTCCTAGGAAACATGACGCCCCTTTAGCATTTAAAGAATCTATGATCTCATTCTTGGATAAATCACTTCCAGAAACACTATGTCCTCTATCTAACAAAATATGTGCCAATGCACTCATTCCTATTCCACCGATACCAATGAAATGGTAATGGACTTTACTCATAGTTTACCTTTACAAGCATTCACAGATAAATTGATAAAAAGACTTCGAGGACTTGTTCTGATAGTATTGTTGAAGAGCCTTTTGCCTATTCTTCATGATTTCAAAATCTAGAGCAAGAAAAATGTGTTGTTCTAAAACCTCCTGAGACAAGTGTTTATCTAAAATCATGGATCCTCCACCTACTTGGTAGACAAAAAATTTTGCGTTTACTTCTTGATGTCCACAAGCCCCTGGATAAGGGATCAATATAGCTGGAACTTTTGCCCAAAAAATTTCATCTAAAATTGTTGCTCCTGCGCGGCTAATGACAAGATCCGCCGAAAGCAAAATGTCGAGCATATTATCTTCAAAAGGTTTTACACAAAAGGCTATGCCTCCTCGACGATAGACTTGTTGTATAGAAATAATATCTCCTCGAAATCCAGCAAGATGATGAACATACATATTTGGATAGTCTCTGGCAACAGCCACTAAAGCACCGGGGACTTGAAGATTCAGTCTTCTTGCTCCCTGGGATCCCCCTACA
This genomic window contains:
- a CDS encoding bifunctional UDP-N-acetylmuramate--L-alanine ligase/D-alanine--D-alanine ligase, whose translation is MSKVHYHFIGIGGIGMSALAHILLDRGHSVSGSDLSKNEIIDSLNAKGASCFLGHSKHHVPENGYVIYSSGITEDNVEYQEAKFRGLPVLHRSLLLAQLMENYTSILVSGSHGKTTVSSLITAIFQEANQDPSYAIGGLNTESLNGYSGRTKYFIAEADESDGSLRNYSPTAVVITNIDNEHLNNFENDRTQLVSSLEAFARKVQDPRYCFYCGDCSELYERKIQGVSYGFSDEYDLYISSYSQQGWRSTFSIKFLGKEYRDIDVQLVGKHNITNAAVAMGVALTFGIDEDSIRTGLKNFSGIQRRLERKNLSERFLFLEDYAHHPREVSCTLQGVRDAVGLRRIIALFQPHRFSRFHACLDDFYVAFRDVDEVILTDVYSAGETPITLPDLKEIATTLSKLSFVRCQYIPYDHITSYLKQNIRVHDVCVSLGAGNICAVGNALRNFEPKKLSIGIICGGKSCERDISLLSAKNAASYFSPEYYDVNYFVINRKGLWKKVPHLDNEIHDGEDEFFPILSAEIANSLDDMDCLFPILHGPFGEDGTLQGFLDMIGKPYGGPSLLSASIGMDKIITKLLAASVGVPVVPYQALTLRAWKRSPELCLRNILIAFSFPMFVKTAHLGSSIGIFEVHNEQELQEKISEAFLYDTDVFIEESRLGSREIEVSCIGNADSCYYMADPHERGSQQFIDYETKYGLNDKVDVKINYNPDLSSKEKSTVKEFAERVYRVLRGQGSCRIDFFLDNEGNFWLSEVNPIPGMTKASPFLHNFLHLGWSAEQIIHEIIISGLHHFERKHSISINNIELIKTVSQKS